One window of Apteryx mantelli isolate bAptMan1 chromosome 8, bAptMan1.hap1, whole genome shotgun sequence genomic DNA carries:
- the LOC106499703 gene encoding myomegalin — protein sequence MKETCRICARELCGNQRRWIFHTTAKLNLQVLLSHVLGRELCRDGKAEFACGKCAFMLDRIYRFDTVIARIEALSIERLQKLLLEKDRLKFCIASMYRRNNDDSSTDDRAGDGTVDLSNLPDVRYAALLQEDFAYSGYECWTDQEEHSLEPHSCHASEGASNRPRRCRGCATLRVADADYEAICKVPRKVARSISCWQSSRWSASLGNEDSSVCDTAESAGARGPVDGESMEEGTPASSIESLDTTVEASPLQQKDEDADKGVKGSGKCDDFSEDRMTPSSSLSGNRLELALSLIKTVDYKPIQSPRGSRLPIPVRSSLLPPKPSRNLADGSTSAGLMYAGSGFLNADRKSLSGAHLGLSLEISDLQELWDDLCEDYMPLRVQNLQDEHQQPTPGDPAAAEHVSDLCAAELQGKIQQLDATNKLLQEKLNELNFELKSVQETSQRQDRTIQSLNEALKSKESETEELYHVIEGQNETMAKLRDMLHRSQLGQLQMSESPSSSQQQHVAVLDLQNTLFCTQLEVQKLKAAQRQKEHQLAEARRVTQLLETTVHEEEQQKEATWKHNQELRAVVQQLQAGLQDKAQQLQTVEWEKCRELQAQEQRVQRLSQHLTRKEQLLQESRELLQCQQSLDRSPAAMDAMLEKLQQRVSDRDAALERAVDEKFCALEKKEQELQQLRLSVREQGGDLERLRSVLSSNEATIHSLESLLKAKTLELEQVSATCQNLRWLKEEIEAKSCSRQKEQEGIIQQLQTCLHDRNKEVEELTATLLCKLGPGQSEVVEELCLRLQRKEKMLQDLLSDRNCQAMEHDAEIRELLQAVSAKEQWSRTAAEKMARALAERSCELQLLRQRVSGKEPAGTQSAGARLLKQDEQQPIQEILQRACGATAAAGPPQGDSSCRTEGVTVSAAELEKELVNAKEELELMARKERESRRELAALQSVVATQEEELQVQASDIESLTRNIQIKEDLIKDLQMQLVDPEEIPAMERLTQEVLVLREKVAIAESQVQEATGNRRQQLLLMLEGLVAERNRLNEALQAERQLYSSLVKFHTHPDSAARNHTLQVELEGVQELRGQLEEALGRSLERLSRLETQGTLGGQAVGADADNASTNFTDSFEEETARGAASQHNGPRVPKESGGTEGPPPGSEAFALPDREARAEEELRELKAQLEEAGFSSISHIRKAMLSLCLENAELKERMGEATSLLESGEQEEAGVGSPPTPEPLRLQRKGRGALGDHLASGTGDSQGLPAEREVVPAKRPALEARSWDDVPKRPCPSAPDGEEGSHEEDTSPGGGWPRLGTELCSQVAQRRRQCQELQDKLAASEATVRAQAEQLEKYHVLLREPHAQQLSKQVQVDFQDLGYETCGRSETEADRDETTSPECEEPDVFSEPSLGEELGSPRRPGVSKAVLKAVPPPDVGALRQHIQDLKAQLLNANKVIQSLQRRARSVSITSGYTSGTERPPLGPAALASPAHSLTDEDEGWQSDSRGTLCPPTLRAHRDLERLVHRVALLEAQLPAAKPGGVLPKELQSATWPGKYDSLIQAQARELSHLRQMLREGHGASRSLAQHLRDTVRSFEELLRGTDIDYYLGQGFREQLAQGRQLAERLSDKLSTRDRQDGEDKSSHELLALRLSRELQEKEKVIESLEAKLQECCESLGSSHPPSESSRSVTSTSFVSDGLEPCSDGDTASECSQCREEPARGAGLHFDSLSKPVSAPLPALVPGLPPFLPAGPPPPAAPMFLGCCGPPVCSLAEAQQELQVLRRQLGESVTLPAKPAAPLGPFGESSKPPASLCRHGAPQSLAKPPGAAETRAPWDVPPPGWPLHGPFHGALSSGYPASQKLTGADLLEEHLLEIRSLRQRLEESICTNDRLREQLEQRLASTGKASSFSTDIYIQGQELGSRLSSENRALREDNQTLRLQRDHLSRELARVQEALLAACSRAREAEAEVGRRRGEQRRLTDELAECQESIRQLRDERLSLQEDNNRLQHTVTLLQQQCEEHRLLLQALRAELHVYESLPGPSAETRAGCFPSPPVRDVGTSSAAPLFSPPPSDTLVTRQMDEPRGADPPARKSEGLTGAHVVGRLDTYQALEQHVVEGKALAHELMCLMRPALELPNHPLPGKEALRCARAGHLWGSASTLHRMLEECASLLAAFWSAVLPAAPAQHQGKEQALQGEIAALRAQLSEKEDALQRTAERLHSTTRLKDSMEQFIMSQLTRTHNVLRKARTNLEVKAQQALPVA from the exons atgaAGGAAACCTGCCGGATTTGCGCCCGGGAGCTGTGTGGCAACCAGCGGCGATGGATCTTCCACACAACGGCCAAGCTCAACCTACAGGTGCTGCTCTCCCatgtcctgggcagggagctgtgccGGGACGGCAAAGCCGAGTTCGCTTGCGGCAAGTGTGCCTTCATGCTGGACCGCATCTACAGGTTCGACACGGTCATCGCCCGCATCGAAGCCCTCTCCATCGAGCGcctgcagaagctgctgctggagaaggaCCGCCTCAAGTTCTGCATTGCAAGCATGTACCGTAGGAACAATGATGACTCTAGCACAGATGACAGAGCTGGGGACGGGACCGTGGACCTTTCTAACCTGCCTGATGTTCGGTATGCTGCCCTTCTTCAGGAGGACTTTGCTTATTCTGGGTACGAATGCTGGACGGATCAGGAAGAGCACAGCCTGGAACCGCACAGCTGCCACGCTTCAGAGGGAGCGAGTAACCGCCCGCGGCGCTGCCGTGGCTGTGCCACGCTGCGCGTGGCCGATGCTGACTATGAAGCGATTTGCAAAGTGCCACGGAAGGTGGCCAGAAGTATCTCCTGCTGGCAATCCAGCCGGTGGTCAGCAAGCTTGGGCAATGAAGACTCATCTGTGTGCGACACTGCGGAGTCGGCTGGTGCCAGAGGGCCGGTGGATGGGGAGAGCATGGAGGAAGGCACACCTGCGTCCTCCATTGAGTCGCTGGACACGACCGTGGAGgctagccctctgcagcagaaaGACGAAGATGCAGATAAGGGGGTGAAAGGGAGTGGGAAATGTGATGACTTCTCAGAAGACCGCATGACCCCAAGCTCTTCACTGAGTGGAAATAGGTTGGAGTTGGCCCTCAGCTTGATCAAGACCGTGGACTACAAACCCATTCAGAGTCCCAGAGGCAGCAGGCTACCTATTCCTGTGAGATCCAGCTTGCTGCCTCCCAAACCCAGCCGCAACTTGGCAGATGGAAGTACTTCTGCTGGCTTAATGTATGCTGGTTCTGGTTTCCTGAATGCAGACAGGAAATCCCTTTCTGGAGCTCATTTGGGTCTTTCCTTGGAGATTTCTGACCTGCAAGAGCTGTGGGATGATCTCTGTGAGGATTATATGCCGCTTCGGGTACAG AATCTGCAAGACGAACATCAGCAGCCAACTCCAGGTGACCCTGCAGCAGCGGAGCATGTGTCCGATTTgtgtgctgcagagctgcagggcaaAATCCAGCAACTTGATGCCACCAATAAG TTGCTACAGGAAAAACTGAATGAATTGAACTTTGAATTAAAATCTGTCCAAGAAACATCGCAGAGACAAGACCGTACAATCCAGAGTCTGAATGAGGCCCTGAAGAGCAAGGAGAGTGAG ACAGAAGAGCTGTACCATGTCATTGAAGGGCAGAATGAGACAATGGCCAAGCTGCGAGACATGTTACACAGAAGCCAACTTGGACAGTTGCAG ATGTCAGAGAGTCCATCCTCATCCCAGCAGCAACATGTGGCAGTACTGGATCTTCAGAACACGCTTTTCTGCACCCAGCTGGAGGTGCAGAAGTTGAAAGCAGCTCAGCGCCAGAAAGAGCATCAGTTGGCTGAAGCCAGGAGAGTGACCCAGCTCCTAGAAACCacggtgcatgaggaagagcagcAAAAAGAGGCAACTTGGAAACACAACCAG GAGCTgcgtgctgtggtgcagcagctgcaagcaggactgCAGGACAAAGCTCAGCAGCTCCAGACTGTGGAGTGGGAGAAATGCCGTGAGCTGCAGGCCCAGGAACAGAGGGTTCAGCGTTTGAGTCAGCACCTGACTCGCAAGGAGCAACTTCTGCAG GAATCAAGGGAACTTCTGCAATGCCAGCAAAGCTTGGACAGGAGCCCTGCAGCCATGGATGCCATGCTGGAGAAATTGCAGCAGCGAGTCAGTGACAGGGATGCTGCTCTGGAG CGAGCAGTAGACGAAAAGTTCTGTGCCCTGGAGAAGAAGGAACAAGAGCTGCAACAGCTCCGTCTCTCAGTGAGAGAGCAGGGAGGTGACCTGGAGAGGCTGCGCAGCGTTCTGTCCAGCAACGAGGCCACTATTCAT agcctggagagCCTCTTGAAAGCCAAAACCCTGGAACTAGAGCAGGTGTCAGCAACCTGCCAAAACCTCCGCTGGCTCAAGGAGGAGATTGAGGCCAAATCATGCAGCAGGCAGAAGGAGCAGGAGGGGATCATCCAGCAGCTGCAGACCTGCCTGCATGACAGGAACAAGGAAGTGGAG GAGCTCACAGCAACCCTGCTGTGCAAGCTGGGCCCAGGGCAGAGTGAGGTGGTAGAGGAGCTATGCCTGCGTCTCCAGCGCAAGGAGAAGATGCTACAGGATCTCCTCAGTGACAGGAACTGTCAGGCTATGGAGCACGATGCTGAAAtccgggagctgctgcaggctgtgAGCGCCAAGGAGCAGTGGAGCCGA ACTGCTGCTGAGAAGATGGCACGCGCTTTGGCTGAAAGGAGCTGTGAGTTGCAACTCCTGCGCCAGCGTGTGTCAGGGAAGGAGCCTGCTGGGACTCAGTCAGCTGGTGCCAGGCTGTTGAAGCAGGATGAACAACAGCCCATACAA GAAATACTGCAAAGAGCTTGTGGAGCTACAGCCGCTGCTGGACCCCCACAGGGCGACAGCAGCTGCAGGACAGAGGGCG TTACAGTGTCAGCAGCAGAACTGGAGAAGGAGCTTGTTAATGCCAAAGAGGAACTGGAGCTGATggcaaggaaggaaagggaaagcagG CGAGAGCTCGCTGCTCTCCAGTCTGTCGTGGCCACACAGGAGGAAGAGCTGCAGGTGCAGGCCTCAGATATTGAATCCCTGACCAGGAACATCCAGATCAAAGAGGACCTCATCAAG GATCTGCAGATGCAGCTGGTGGATCCCGAAGAAATTCCAGCCATGGAAAGGCTGACTCAAGAAGTGCTGGTGCTTCGGGAGAAAGTGGCCATAGCAGAATCACAAGTACAAGAGGCTACTGGAAACAGAAGACAGCAG TTGTTACTGATGCTGGAAGGGCTGGTGGCTGAAAGGAATCGGCTAAATGAGGCTCTCCAAGCAGAAAGGCAGCTCTACAGCAGCCTGGTGAAGTTCCACACGCACCCGGACAG CGCTGCGAGAAACCACACTCTGCAGGTGGAGCTGGAGGGGGTCCAGGAGCTCCGAGGACAGCTGGAAGAAGCTCTTGGAAGAAGCTTGGAGCGTTTGAGCAGGCTGGAGACACAGGGCACCTTAGGAG GTCAGGCCGTGGGGGCGGACGCTGACAACGCCAGCACCAACTTCACCGACAGCTTTGAGGAGGAGACGGCCCGTGGCGCTGCGAGCCAGCAC AACGGCCCCCGAGTCCCCAAGGAGAGTGGGGGCACTGAGGGTCCCCCACCGGGGAGCGAGGCATTCGCCCTGCCAGATCGGGAGGCGCGGGCAGAagaggagctgcgggagctgaAGGCCCAGCTGGAGGAAGCTGGTTTCTCCTCCATCTCCCACATCAG GAAAGCGATGCTGAGCCTGTGCCTGGAGAACGCGGAGCTGAAGGAGCGGATGGGCGAAGCCACGTCGCTGCTGGAGAgcggggagcaggaggaggccgGGGTGGGCAGCCCCCCAACTCCCGAGCCCCTCAGGCTCCAGCGGAAGGGCCGTGGTGCTCTGGGGGACCACCTGGCCAGTGGCACTGGGGACAGCCAGGGGCTCCCGGCGGAGAGGGAAGTGGTGCCCGCCAAGCGCCCTGCGCTGGAGGCACGGTCCTGGGACGACGTGCCCAAGAGACCCTGCCCCAGTGCCCCGGATGGAGAGGAAGGGAGCCAC GAGGAGGACACGAGCCCTGGTGGGGGCTGGCCGAGGCTGGGCACAGAGCTGTGCTCCCAGGTGGCGCAGCGCCGGAGGCAgtgccaggagctgcaggacaagcTTGCCGCATCGGAGGCCACGGTGCGGGCACAAGCAGAGCAGCTGGAGAAGTACCATGTCCTGCTCC GTGAACCCCACGCCCAGCAGCTCAGCAAGCAAGTGCAAGTGGACTTCCAGGACCTGGGCTACGAGACGTGCGGGCGAAGCGAGACTGAGGCTGACCGGGATGAGACCACCAGCCCCG AGTGCGAGGAGCCGGATGTATTCAGCGAGCCCAGCCTGGGTGAGGAGCTGGGGTCCCCACGCCGGCCGGGGGTCAGCAAGGCTGTCCTCAAGGCCGTGCCGCCGCCGGACGTGGGGGCCCTGCGCCAGCACATCCAAGACCTCAAGGCACAGCTGCTCAACGCTAATAAGGTGATCCAGAGCCTGCAGCGCCGGGCCCGCTCCGTCTCCATCACCAGCGGCTACACCTCAGGCACCGAGCGGCCGCCGCTGGGCCCCGCGGCCCTGGCCTCGCCTGCCCACAGCCTCACCGACGAGGACGAGGGCTGGCAGTCGGACAGCCGCGGCACCCTCTGCCCGCCCACCCTCCGGGCGCACCGCGACCTGGAGCGCCTGGTGCACCGCGTCGCCCTCCTCGAGGCGCAGCTGCCCGCAGCCAAGCCCGGAGGCGTTTTGCCCAAGGAGCTGCAATCTGCCACCTGGCCAGG GAAGTACGACTCGCTGATCCAAGCGCAAGCGCGGGAGCTGTCCCACCTGCGCCAGATGCTGCGGGAGGGCCACGGGGCGAGCCGGAGCCTGGCCCAGCACCTGCGTGACACCGTGCGGTCCTTTGAGGAGCTCCTCCGCGGCACCGACATCGACTATTACCTGGGCCAGGGCTTCCGGGAGCAGCTGGCCCAGGGCAGGCAGCTGGCCGAGAGACTCAGCGACAAGCTGAGCACCA GAGATCGACAAGACGGGGAGGATAAAAGCAGCCACGAACTGCTGGCGCTGAG GCTCAGCCGGGAGCtccaggagaaggagaaggtgatCGAGAGCCTGGAGGCGAAGCTGCAGGAGTGCTGCGAGTCCCTGGGCAGCAGCCACCCACCCTCCGAGTCATCCCGCTCTGTCACCAGCACCTCCTTCGTGTCTGATGGGTTGGAGCCCTGCTCCGACGGGGACACGGCCAGCGAGTGCAGCCAGTGCCGGGAGGAGCCTGCCCGAGGCGCAG GCCTTCACTTTGACTCCTTGTCCAAACCTGTTAGTGCCCCCCTGCCTGCACTGGTCCCCGGGTTGCCCCCCTTTCTGCCTGCCGGGCCCccccctcctgcagcccccaTGTTCCTGGGTTGCTGTGGGCCCCCCGTCTGCTCCCTGGCTGAGGCACAGCAAGAACTGCAGGTGCTCCGGAGACAGCTGGGAGAAA gtgtgACACTGCCAGCAAAGCCTGCAGCCCCACTGGGACCCTTTGGAGAGAGCAGCAAACCCCCGGCATCCCTCTGCCGGCACGGTGCCCCGCAGAGCCTGGCCAAGCCGCCCGGGGCGGCCGAGACCCGTGCCCCCTGGGACGTGCCTCCTCCCGGCTGGCCGCTGCACGGGCCATTTCACGGGGCCTTGTCGTCGGGGTACCCAGCCAGCCAGAAGCTAACAG GGGCAGACCTGCTGGAGGAGCACTTGTTGGAGATCCGCAGCCTGCGCCAGCGCCTTGAGGAGTCCATCTGCACCAACGACCGGCTCCGGGAGCAGCTCGAACAGCGCCTGGCCTCCACTGGCAAGGCCAGCA GTTTTTCCACCGACATCTACATCCAGGGGCAGGAGCTTGGGTCCCGGCTGAGCAGTGAGAACCGGGCCCTGCGCGAGGACAACCAGACCCTGCGGCTCCAGCGTGACCATCTTTCCCGAG AGCTGGCACGGGTGCAGGAGGCgctcctggctgcctgctcccGGGCACGGGAGGCCGAGGCAGAGGTGGGCCGGAGGCGTGGGGAGCAGCGGAGGCTGACAGACGAGCTTGCTGAGTGCCAGGAAAGCATCCGGCAGCTCCGGGACGAGCGCCTCTCTCTGCAGGAGGACAACAACAG GCTGCAGCACACAGTGACACTCCTGCAGCAGCAGTGTGAGGAGCACCGCCTGCTCTTGCAGGCCCTGCGTGCGGAGCTGCACGTCTACGAGAGCCTCCCTGGCCCCTCCGCAGAGACGCGTGCAG GTTGCTTCCCATCTCCTCCAGTGCGGGATGTTGGCACGAGCTCGGCAGCCCCCCTCTTCTCCCCACCGCCCTCAGACACATTGGTGACCCGACAAATGGACG AGCCACGCGGAGCTGACCCCCCAGCAAGGAAGAGCGAGGGGCTGACAGGGGCTCATGTTGTTGGCCGCCTGGACACCTACCAGGCCCTGGAGCAGCATGTTGTGGAGGGGAAGGCGCTGGCCCACGAGTTGATGTGTCTCATGCGCCCGGCACTCGAGCTGCCCAACCACCCGCTCCCGGGCAAGGAG GCCCTGAGGTGTGCTCGCGCAGGGCACCTGTGGGGCAGCGCCAGCACCCTGCACCGCATGCTGGAGGAGTGCGCATCTCTCCTCGCCGCGTTCTGGAGTGCTGTGCTGcccgctgcccctgcccagcaCCAGGGCAAG GAGCAGGCGCTGCAGGGTGAGATTGCAGCATTGCGGGCCCAGCTCTCTGAGAAGGAGGATGCCCTGCAGCGCACGGCTGAGCGACTCCACAGCACCACCCGGCTCAAGGACAGCATGGAGCAGTTCATCATGAGCCAGC TGACTAGGACTCACAACGTGCTGCGCAAGGCCAGAACGAACCTGGAG GTAAAGGCCCAGCAGGCCCTGCCCGTTGCGTGA